The following proteins are encoded in a genomic region of Blastopirellula marina:
- a CDS encoding YncE family protein, translated as MRSILGGTAQMLLLVGLLSTIPAQFIYAENVNVDVIEGVGDWVVQQETGRVFASLPIWDEVVEYDHAGKQVRRFSTSKAPYELILKHDLLIVGCRDAVALDVFDLKTNEKKGSIQVSGKGPYGLFCSQAANSYVYCLSNTGTAWWDGEVFQCDVKAMKVYRQVKTRGWGQSGALHVAMSRDGCWIVPDARGSSSPSGADLMKVNEEECTFAQVRDYHESFGKIVAGPLNRYWTLGPKLYSLDITQELRKFSGSPVAIHPTKDLAASKTDTGLALDRFSDATSIDAIKLSKPPKREKTDDRQSRFRTAFINRFDPTIAFDLKNDLVFVGEETRGSWVSLSSYSDQLKPLRMIEAPSELIAELGKEVRIPVSISNDSATTTISLAGGPDDAKLENGELRWQTSPQYVGFNDFTLELKTKEDGRVLDSARITVQVTTPKLEFGFHIKSMELSPNGKYLVVWGPAPGQEDRHPAHSGPDEVAVVDILARKIVGQKNFPQGIRFVTLSNEHVFVAPMSGSLVYRLNRSLEGDDRTFLKNQPIQLMVLGDDRLLVVGERFTSVFHTETLKTIPGPWDSQQDFANRIRLLDYGRVQLANRTIDPVSGNVVEVTSTTSLPKVGSTRNVRQNYPHFGEEIVKRWGRALNKMQLLNYLGSRIATLPGSGILSTQWPMVIVTTQTKEMSTTTTYLKFLSVVDGHVVHSATIDVSINDPRQSTPNYYGANVQLVEAGNEVICANGKELIFAAIPLNVVGEIAIPTFFPPQPIHVARAGEKLQFKLEFKGKIKGTTFSLMDENPSLSIDSHTGEVTLDTEAIWKTYTQAQSGGPSSLRFGARGTTSIPFPEFKDNTQAFQALTGKELAADQLAVQVPISVALQDEENQSDQTTFNVLVVGSRTELEKAIADKKEEQQKQLAEMREKAREAQMAAEAAQAAKEKLRPAEPGIGQRLESLENRLNRMEAALDTILRRLDKLSKQEEN; from the coding sequence GTGCGATCCATTCTGGGTGGGACAGCACAGATGCTGCTGCTCGTTGGTCTGTTGTCAACGATTCCCGCGCAATTCATCTACGCGGAAAATGTCAACGTTGACGTCATCGAAGGAGTCGGCGACTGGGTTGTTCAGCAGGAAACAGGGCGTGTATTTGCTTCGTTGCCGATCTGGGACGAAGTGGTCGAGTACGATCATGCCGGTAAGCAAGTGCGACGATTCTCGACTAGCAAGGCTCCATACGAACTCATCCTGAAGCACGACCTACTGATCGTCGGTTGTCGCGATGCGGTCGCACTGGATGTCTTCGATCTCAAGACCAACGAGAAGAAGGGATCGATCCAGGTTTCCGGCAAGGGGCCGTACGGTTTGTTTTGTTCTCAGGCGGCTAACAGCTATGTCTATTGTCTCAGCAATACGGGCACGGCCTGGTGGGATGGCGAGGTATTTCAATGCGACGTAAAAGCGATGAAAGTGTACCGTCAAGTCAAGACCCGAGGGTGGGGACAATCGGGGGCGCTACACGTTGCGATGAGCCGCGATGGTTGTTGGATCGTCCCAGACGCCCGAGGATCTTCATCCCCCAGTGGTGCCGATCTGATGAAGGTGAATGAAGAGGAATGCACCTTTGCTCAAGTTCGCGACTACCACGAGAGTTTTGGCAAAATTGTGGCTGGTCCTCTGAATCGGTATTGGACATTGGGGCCGAAGTTGTACTCGCTTGACATTACTCAAGAGCTTCGAAAATTCTCGGGGAGTCCAGTCGCGATTCATCCCACCAAGGATCTGGCCGCCAGTAAGACCGACACAGGTTTGGCCTTGGATCGATTTAGCGATGCCACCTCGATCGACGCTATCAAACTCAGCAAGCCACCGAAACGCGAAAAAACAGACGATCGCCAAAGTCGTTTTCGGACGGCATTCATCAACCGTTTCGATCCAACAATTGCGTTCGATTTGAAGAACGACTTGGTATTCGTTGGTGAAGAGACACGCGGTTCCTGGGTCTCGCTCAGCTCTTATTCCGACCAACTCAAACCGTTACGAATGATCGAGGCTCCGTCGGAGCTGATTGCTGAGCTGGGTAAAGAGGTTCGAATTCCGGTCTCGATTTCTAACGATTCGGCTACCACGACGATTTCGCTCGCCGGGGGCCCTGACGATGCAAAGCTCGAGAACGGAGAACTCCGCTGGCAGACTTCGCCCCAATATGTGGGCTTCAATGACTTCACGCTCGAGTTGAAAACTAAGGAAGATGGACGTGTTCTCGATTCCGCGAGGATCACTGTTCAAGTTACGACTCCAAAGCTGGAGTTCGGCTTCCATATTAAATCGATGGAGCTTTCTCCCAATGGAAAGTATCTGGTTGTTTGGGGGCCTGCACCAGGACAAGAGGATCGTCACCCGGCTCATTCAGGCCCCGACGAGGTTGCGGTTGTCGACATATTGGCGCGAAAGATTGTCGGGCAGAAGAATTTCCCTCAAGGGATCCGCTTCGTGACACTCAGCAACGAGCATGTCTTTGTCGCGCCGATGTCTGGCAGTTTGGTCTATCGTTTGAATCGATCCCTGGAAGGAGACGATAGGACCTTCCTTAAGAATCAGCCAATTCAATTGATGGTTCTCGGCGACGATCGTTTATTGGTCGTAGGAGAACGATTCACAAGTGTCTTCCATACGGAAACTTTGAAGACGATTCCCGGACCATGGGACTCGCAGCAAGATTTCGCGAATCGAATTCGCTTACTCGACTACGGTCGCGTGCAACTGGCGAACCGAACGATCGATCCCGTATCAGGAAATGTCGTGGAAGTCACTTCCACGACAAGTTTACCCAAGGTTGGATCGACTCGGAATGTTCGGCAGAATTATCCCCACTTCGGCGAAGAAATCGTGAAGCGTTGGGGGCGGGCTTTAAACAAGATGCAGTTGCTCAATTATTTGGGTAGTCGCATTGCTACGTTGCCTGGCTCAGGGATTCTCTCCACCCAATGGCCCATGGTGATCGTGACGACCCAGACAAAGGAGATGAGCACCACGACGACTTATTTGAAATTTTTGAGCGTCGTCGATGGTCATGTGGTTCACTCTGCCACGATTGACGTTTCCATAAACGACCCTCGGCAGAGCACACCAAACTACTATGGAGCGAACGTGCAATTGGTGGAGGCTGGCAACGAAGTCATTTGCGCCAATGGCAAGGAATTAATCTTCGCTGCCATCCCCCTCAACGTGGTAGGTGAAATTGCGATCCCCACGTTCTTCCCACCTCAGCCAATTCACGTGGCAAGAGCTGGCGAGAAGCTCCAATTCAAGTTGGAATTCAAAGGCAAGATCAAAGGAACCACGTTTAGTTTGATGGACGAAAATCCTTCGTTGTCGATCGATTCGCATACTGGCGAGGTCACGCTCGATACCGAGGCAATTTGGAAAACCTACACCCAGGCACAATCCGGCGGGCCGTCGAGTTTACGTTTCGGTGCCAGGGGCACAACCTCGATTCCTTTCCCGGAATTCAAGGACAATACCCAGGCCTTCCAAGCGTTGACCGGTAAGGAGCTTGCTGCGGACCAGCTTGCGGTGCAAGTTCCTATTTCGGTTGCCTTACAAGATGAAGAGAACCAATCCGATCAAACCACGTTCAACGTACTTGTGGTCGGTTCTCGCACGGAGTTAGAAAAGGCCATCGCCGATAAGAAAGAGGAACAGCAAAAGCAATTGGCAGAAATGCGGGAGAAAGCACGCGAGGCTCAGATGGCAGCCGAAGCGGCTCAAGCAGCGAAAGAGAAACTCCGTCCAGCAGAGCCTGGGATCGGACAGCGTCTAGAGTCGCTTGAAAACAGGTTGAACAGGATGGAAGCCGCGTTGGATACCATCCTCCGCCGACTCGACAAGCTCTCCAAGCAGGAGGAAAATTAA
- a CDS encoding DUF1559 domain-containing protein, which translates to MIDASDSHVEESLDQANAQFDRSRTPWVIAFVLGIALLLSCVIGGPLVMFLLYSRDNARRTQCEFNLKDLALNMDAYYGVHGSFPSGWDVAADEDPPQPSWGWPAKVLTVTDSIYPTADALDETLGGVLVQNDQRLELIEAVMSQYLCPADDIYAFEGENHPDRRWVHNDKPVAFGLSTYVGNVGNLHDVAGAKPNTGIFFGNSHITIDQVTDGQSFTIMVGERDLTKCRAGSWPGVPNPMSHDGGPSIWSVVAGAKPNINAPPWDSDTECGEGFSSFHPGGVNVLMVDGSVKFLSDNIDSHWTADPHSAEMGVLQRMMIRDDGQPVPGE; encoded by the coding sequence ATGATCGACGCCTCTGACTCACACGTGGAAGAATCACTCGACCAAGCCAACGCTCAATTTGATCGCAGTCGAACACCCTGGGTGATTGCGTTTGTTCTCGGTATCGCTCTGCTACTAAGTTGCGTGATCGGAGGACCGCTGGTGATGTTCTTGCTATATTCGCGAGACAATGCCAGACGGACCCAGTGCGAATTCAACCTCAAGGATCTCGCATTGAACATGGATGCCTATTACGGTGTTCATGGATCGTTCCCGTCCGGATGGGATGTCGCTGCGGATGAAGATCCCCCTCAACCAAGTTGGGGTTGGCCCGCGAAAGTGCTGACCGTTACCGATTCGATATATCCCACAGCAGACGCACTCGATGAAACGCTGGGAGGAGTCCTCGTACAAAACGATCAGCGACTTGAGTTGATTGAAGCGGTTATGTCACAGTATCTCTGCCCCGCGGATGACATCTATGCATTCGAGGGCGAAAACCATCCAGATCGTCGCTGGGTTCATAATGACAAACCCGTGGCATTTGGGCTTTCGACTTACGTTGGGAACGTCGGTAATCTGCATGACGTCGCGGGCGCAAAACCAAACACCGGGATTTTCTTTGGTAACTCGCACATCACCATCGATCAAGTTACCGATGGACAGTCCTTTACCATCATGGTGGGTGAACGTGATCTCACAAAGTGCCGGGCTGGAAGTTGGCCGGGCGTTCCCAATCCGATGAGCCATGATGGAGGGCCTTCGATCTGGAGCGTGGTTGCCGGGGCCAAGCCGAATATCAACGCACCTCCTTGGGATAGCGATACCGAATGCGGTGAGGGCTTCTCCAGCTTTCATCCCGGTGGCGTGAACGTCTTAATGGTTGACGGTTCGGTCAAATTTCTTTCCGATAATATCGACTCGCATTGGACCGCCGACCCGCACTCGGCTGAAATGGGTGTTTTGCAACGGATGATGATCCGCGACGACGGTCAGCCTGTTCCAGGAGAATAG
- a CDS encoding alpha-keto acid decarboxylase family protein, translating to MNQNSATQSVPAPQMVTGVSIGQYLIRRLQEYGLKDIFGIPGDYILTFYSMLEKSPINVVGCTREDCAGFAADAYARVNGLGAVCVTYCVGGLSICNSIAGAYAEKSPVVILTGSPGLRERGNNPLLHHMVRDFSTQKDVFEKLCIAGAELSDPISAFREIDRVLDAVVRFKRPGYIELPRDMVNVVPHISHVFPTEVSASDPQVLSEAVSEARHLIEKAEKPIILAGVEMHRFHLQDELLALAEHTQIPVAATMLGKSVLRETHPLYVGLYEGALGREQVTQFVEESDLVLLLGTFMTDINLGVFTANLDPGKCIYATSEQLRLKHHHYHGVTLPDFVRELAQQKIAAPVRPLPEGIRMGMSPVGEVTDQPITTQRMMQMINPLLDDETIVVADIGDSLFAATELVTRGRSEFLSPAYYTSMGFAVPATLGAQTARRDARILAVIGDGAFQMTGMELSTIIRHGYDPVIIVLDNHGYGTERWLHAGDWKYNEIHPWAYSKLPEFLRGGTGYEVSTEKEFYAALHKAWDDREGMSIIHVHLPENDASPTLHRLGQRLGARV from the coding sequence ATGAACCAAAATTCCGCTACGCAAAGTGTTCCTGCACCTCAAATGGTCACCGGCGTTTCCATTGGGCAGTATCTGATCCGTCGCCTGCAGGAATACGGATTGAAGGACATCTTCGGCATCCCTGGCGACTACATTTTGACATTCTACAGCATGCTCGAAAAAAGTCCCATTAATGTCGTTGGCTGCACGCGCGAAGATTGTGCTGGCTTCGCTGCGGACGCTTACGCTCGAGTGAACGGTCTCGGTGCGGTTTGCGTCACTTACTGCGTTGGGGGACTGAGCATTTGTAATAGCATCGCCGGCGCATACGCCGAGAAATCGCCAGTCGTTATCCTGACGGGTTCGCCAGGCCTACGAGAGCGGGGAAACAATCCGCTGCTACACCACATGGTACGCGACTTCAGCACGCAGAAGGATGTCTTTGAGAAGCTTTGCATCGCCGGCGCCGAGTTGTCCGATCCGATCAGCGCCTTCCGAGAGATTGACCGCGTGCTCGATGCGGTCGTTCGATTTAAGCGGCCAGGCTACATCGAACTGCCGCGCGATATGGTCAATGTGGTCCCACATATCAGCCATGTATTTCCAACGGAGGTCTCGGCGAGTGATCCTCAAGTTCTGTCCGAAGCGGTCAGTGAAGCGCGACATTTGATCGAAAAGGCGGAGAAGCCAATCATTCTCGCCGGTGTCGAAATGCATCGCTTTCACCTTCAGGATGAGCTACTCGCCCTGGCCGAGCATACACAGATTCCGGTCGCAGCGACAATGCTGGGCAAAAGTGTCCTTCGCGAAACGCATCCCTTGTACGTCGGCCTTTATGAAGGCGCCCTGGGTCGCGAACAAGTGACACAATTCGTGGAAGAGAGCGATCTGGTGCTGTTGTTGGGGACGTTCATGACCGACATCAATCTGGGCGTCTTCACGGCGAATCTCGATCCAGGTAAGTGCATCTACGCAACCAGCGAACAGCTTAGGCTTAAGCATCATCACTATCATGGGGTGACGCTCCCTGACTTTGTTCGAGAACTCGCGCAACAGAAAATTGCTGCCCCGGTTCGTCCACTGCCAGAAGGCATTCGAATGGGCATGTCGCCAGTCGGAGAGGTGACCGATCAGCCGATTACCACGCAGCGGATGATGCAGATGATTAATCCACTGCTCGACGATGAAACCATTGTCGTCGCTGACATCGGCGACTCGCTCTTCGCGGCAACGGAATTGGTCACGCGTGGTCGGAGCGAATTTTTGAGTCCCGCCTACTACACATCGATGGGCTTTGCGGTTCCGGCCACACTCGGCGCTCAAACGGCCAGGCGTGATGCGCGTATCTTGGCGGTCATTGGAGATGGAGCGTTTCAGATGACAGGCATGGAACTATCGACCATCATTCGCCATGGCTACGATCCTGTTATCATCGTGTTGGATAACCATGGCTATGGTACCGAACGTTGGCTACATGCGGGGGATTGGAAGTACAACGAAATCCATCCCTGGGCTTACAGCAAACTGCCCGAGTTTCTACGGGGTGGGACCGGATACGAGGTGAGTACCGAGAAAGAGTTTTACGCCGCACTCCATAAGGCCTGGGACGATCGTGAAGGAATGAGCATCATTCATGTTCACCTGCCGGAAAACGACGCCAGCCCGACACTTCACCGCTTGGGGCAACGACTAGGTGCGCGCGTTTAA
- a CDS encoding zinc-binding dehydrogenase — protein MIPAIANTMRISYPLNRNQKERNLMPGLLLKALKTPLELSDYDLGALKPGYAKVALKAAALNHRDYWITQGLYPGIELPKVLGSDGAGVVVQVGQSADETWLDQEVIINPGWDWGTTEAAQAADFTILGMPHNGTFSSHIHVPVETLRAKPKHLSWEEAAALPLAGVTAFRATMSQGQLRPGEKVLVSGIGGGVATLALQFSVAVGADVAVTSSSEAKLARAKELGATAGFNYREEGWTAKAAESFGSPNLIIDSAAGKGYANLVELAAPGGRIVNYGATTGPPEKLDMFKLFWKQLKLIGSTMGSPADFRGMLDLVDKHEIRPVIDQVYSLAQGNEALARMEQGEQFGKIVLRI, from the coding sequence ATGATTCCTGCGATCGCGAATACCATGCGAATTAGCTATCCGTTAAATCGAAATCAGAAAGAGAGAAATCTCATGCCAGGTTTGTTGCTGAAAGCACTGAAAACACCCTTGGAACTTTCCGACTATGATCTTGGCGCGCTTAAGCCGGGATATGCCAAGGTGGCCCTCAAAGCGGCTGCTCTGAATCACCGTGACTATTGGATCACTCAGGGGCTTTATCCGGGGATCGAGTTGCCGAAGGTGCTTGGTTCCGATGGGGCAGGGGTCGTGGTTCAAGTGGGACAATCGGCTGATGAAACCTGGCTTGATCAAGAGGTTATCATTAACCCTGGCTGGGATTGGGGGACGACCGAGGCAGCACAAGCGGCCGACTTCACAATTCTGGGTATGCCGCACAACGGAACGTTCAGCTCGCATATTCATGTCCCCGTCGAGACCCTGCGCGCTAAGCCAAAACATTTGAGCTGGGAAGAAGCGGCCGCGTTGCCGTTGGCTGGTGTCACCGCGTTTCGTGCTACGATGTCGCAAGGACAGTTGCGACCAGGAGAAAAAGTCTTGGTTAGCGGAATTGGAGGCGGCGTGGCGACGTTGGCTCTTCAGTTTTCTGTCGCGGTTGGTGCAGACGTCGCCGTAACATCTTCGAGTGAAGCGAAGTTGGCCCGTGCGAAAGAACTCGGCGCGACGGCGGGCTTCAACTACCGCGAAGAAGGCTGGACAGCCAAGGCGGCCGAGTCCTTTGGATCCCCCAACCTGATCATCGATAGCGCGGCAGGGAAGGGGTATGCCAACCTGGTCGAACTGGCGGCACCAGGTGGTCGCATTGTGAATTACGGTGCCACGACCGGGCCACCGGAGAAGCTTGATATGTTCAAGTTATTCTGGAAGCAATTGAAACTGATCGGATCGACGATGGGATCGCCTGCCGATTTTCGAGGAATGTTGGACCTCGTTGACAAGCATGAGATTCGGCCGGTAATCGATCAGGTGTACAGCCTCGCCCAAGGAAATGAGGCGCTCGCCCGCATGGAGCAAGGAGAGCAGTTCGGCAAGATTGTTTTGCGGATATGA
- a CDS encoding ArsR/SmtB family transcription factor yields the protein MEQLALVAQALSEPVRLRILALLPAEIKCEEMYNVSELAEELGISQPVVSRHLAMLKRSGLVTCERMCQSVYYAIDRQKAAQSVAEFARLLQTDE from the coding sequence ATGGAACAGCTCGCGCTTGTCGCCCAGGCTCTTTCCGAGCCGGTGAGGCTTCGTATTCTGGCGCTGTTGCCGGCTGAGATCAAATGCGAAGAGATGTACAACGTTTCGGAGTTGGCCGAAGAGTTGGGCATATCGCAGCCGGTTGTCTCGCGGCATTTGGCCATGCTAAAACGCTCTGGCTTGGTGACCTGCGAGCGGATGTGTCAGAGCGTCTACTACGCCATCGATCGGCAGAAAGCGGCCCAGTCGGTTGCTGAGTTCGCTCGATTACTCCAAACGGACGAGTAG
- a CDS encoding aldo/keto reductase, producing MQMRNLGSSGIPASVVAFGAWAIGGWTWGGADEKESIAAIHAFLDAGGNLIDTAPMYGFGVSEEVVGKAIADRRDKVVLATKCSMRWDLNDEQKRRATKRFSTTKDNVDWTGEKTDDSFDVYIYSGKDGIREEVERSLKRLKTDVIDLYQTHWQMDDTPIQERMETLMELKKEGKIRAIGVCNATQEEMNAYRQFGQLDTDQEKYSMLDRDLESTNLAYCDKENLAFLAYSPLSQGLLTGKITADRKYDEGDQRNFKDRFKPDNVKKVQAMLDPMRPIAEKHDATLAQVTMAWTLAQTGCSHVLCGARTPQQAVDNAKAGSIELSADELATISQAVEGYEGV from the coding sequence ATGCAAATGCGTAACCTTGGATCCTCTGGAATTCCCGCCTCTGTCGTTGCTTTCGGTGCTTGGGCAATCGGTGGCTGGACTTGGGGGGGGGCGGACGAGAAGGAATCGATCGCGGCGATTCATGCCTTTCTCGATGCAGGCGGCAACTTGATCGACACTGCGCCGATGTACGGTTTCGGTGTGAGCGAAGAAGTAGTCGGCAAGGCAATTGCAGACCGTCGTGACAAAGTGGTTCTCGCAACCAAATGCAGTATGCGTTGGGACTTGAACGACGAGCAAAAGAGGCGAGCTACTAAGCGGTTTTCAACCACCAAAGATAACGTCGACTGGACGGGCGAAAAGACGGATGACAGCTTCGATGTTTACATTTACAGCGGCAAGGATGGCATTCGAGAAGAAGTCGAGCGAAGCCTCAAACGGCTGAAAACCGACGTGATCGATCTCTATCAAACGCACTGGCAGATGGACGACACACCAATTCAAGAGCGGATGGAAACGCTGATGGAATTGAAGAAGGAAGGAAAGATCCGTGCCATCGGTGTCTGTAATGCCACGCAGGAAGAGATGAACGCCTACCGACAGTTTGGTCAGTTGGATACCGATCAAGAAAAGTACTCGATGCTGGATCGAGATTTGGAATCAACCAATTTAGCCTACTGCGACAAAGAGAACCTGGCATTCCTCGCCTATAGTCCTCTGAGCCAAGGTTTGCTGACTGGAAAGATCACCGCCGACCGCAAGTACGATGAAGGGGATCAACGGAACTTCAAAGATCGCTTCAAGCCCGATAACGTGAAGAAGGTTCAAGCGATGCTCGACCCGATGCGGCCGATTGCTGAGAAGCACGATGCCACGTTAGCCCAGGTGACGATGGCCTGGACTTTGGCGCAAACCGGCTGCTCGCATGTCCTGTGTGGTGCTCGCACTCCACAGCAAGCAGTCGACAACGCCAAGGCAGGTAGCATCGAACTGTCCGCAGACGAGTTGGCTACCATTTCTCAGGCAGTGGAAGGCTACGAAGGCGTTTAA
- a CDS encoding DUF1559 domain-containing protein, with protein MMLPRLSRSRYGFTLVELLVVIAIIGVLIALLLPAVQQAREAARRNSCSNQMKQIGLALHNYHDTYKSFPYGSVHFTAQSNPVGWHYAILPFIEQNALYEQGDPSIAYNSGVNAPMREMRMEAYLCPSSSSKAEKADDNTAHFTTHYYGIMGPTGTNPQSGTNYKENTNGSHGGFSQEGIFYFNERRTFADLLDGTSNTFMVGEISWAERNGNSTRYRPWNRGGQLNQFMAPCKNVANPINSDYTALFNDMSYGSNHPGGCQFVMGDASVHFVPEVVDYNIYLSTASTSGSETKTIQNQ; from the coding sequence ATGATGTTACCGCGCCTGTCTCGTTCTCGGTATGGTTTCACGCTGGTGGAACTGTTGGTCGTTATCGCGATCATTGGTGTCTTGATCGCCCTATTGTTGCCTGCGGTCCAGCAAGCTCGTGAAGCCGCTCGACGTAATTCGTGCAGCAACCAAATGAAACAAATTGGTTTGGCTTTGCACAATTATCACGACACCTATAAGTCGTTCCCGTATGGTTCGGTTCACTTCACGGCCCAGTCCAACCCGGTAGGTTGGCACTACGCTATTTTGCCGTTCATCGAACAGAACGCTTTGTACGAACAAGGTGATCCATCGATCGCTTACAACAGCGGCGTCAATGCTCCAATGCGAGAAATGCGGATGGAGGCTTACCTCTGCCCAAGTTCCAGCAGCAAGGCAGAAAAGGCGGATGATAATACCGCCCACTTCACGACCCATTACTACGGAATCATGGGCCCAACGGGTACCAATCCGCAGTCTGGTACCAATTACAAAGAAAACACCAACGGCAGCCACGGTGGATTTTCGCAGGAAGGTATCTTCTACTTTAACGAACGTCGTACGTTTGCTGACCTCTTGGACGGTACCAGCAACACGTTCATGGTTGGCGAAATCTCGTGGGCCGAACGTAACGGCAACTCGACTCGTTATCGCCCATGGAACCGTGGTGGTCAGTTGAATCAGTTCATGGCCCCGTGCAAGAACGTTGCGAACCCAATCAACTCGGACTATACCGCGCTGTTCAACGACATGAGCTACGGCAGCAATCACCCAGGTGGCTGCCAGTTCGTCATGGGTGATGCCTCGGTTCACTTCGTTCCAGAAGTGGTCGACTACAACATCTACCTGTCGACGGCAAGCACATCGGGAAGCGAAACGAAGACGATCCAAAACCAGTAA
- a CDS encoding VOC family protein, giving the protein MRPQPMIAVHDVEASSRWYQQIMGCQSGHGGDEYEMIVTNQQVLILQLHRWEAHEHPHMGDPQKKPYGNGSLLWFETDEFDATVERARAMSADIVDGPLVNPNAQHREIWVRDLDGYIVVIASPFGEVKS; this is encoded by the coding sequence ATGCGTCCGCAACCAATGATCGCAGTCCATGACGTTGAAGCGAGTAGTCGCTGGTATCAACAAATAATGGGCTGCCAAAGTGGGCACGGCGGAGATGAGTACGAGATGATCGTTACAAATCAACAGGTGCTCATCCTGCAGCTACATCGTTGGGAAGCCCACGAACATCCGCATATGGGCGATCCCCAGAAAAAGCCATATGGAAATGGATCGCTGTTATGGTTTGAAACGGACGAATTTGATGCCACCGTCGAGCGAGCCAGGGCGATGTCGGCCGACATCGTCGATGGTCCGTTGGTGAATCCGAACGCACAACATCGTGAGATTTGGGTTCGCGACCTGGACGGGTATATCGTGGTGATTGCCTCCCCCTTTGGCGAAGTCAAAAGTTAG
- a CDS encoding sulfatase-like hydrolase/transferase, whose amino-acid sequence MRLVAWSVLFSCILSANALAADKKPNVIFILADDQGSVDAGCYGSEDLHTPHMDSLAVNGVRFTQFYSAAPVCSPSRAGALTGRWPVRAGVPSNCSSEKGGGGAMPNSEITMAEMFKAAGYTTAHIGKWHIGYTEETMPLAQGFDYSIGHMGGCIDNYSHFFYWNGPNRHDLWRNGKEVYESGNYFPQLMADEACSFIEENQDEPFFIYYAMNTPHYPYQGEAKWLEHFKNVKYPRNLYAAFIASQDERVGQLLATLDKLELRNDTIVIYQSDNGYSTEVRAHNGGGNSGPYRGAKFSMFEGGIRLPGIISWPGHLPEGEVRDQMAHACDWLPTLAELTGVKLPETHLDGRSQVAVIKDGDTRSPHSEHPLHWQVGKGNGAAWAVRDGDWKLIANTRDTEETGKNQNYKLFLANIAKDPGETTNLADQHPEVVARLSKLHEQEFPN is encoded by the coding sequence ATGCGTTTGGTTGCCTGGTCGGTTCTGTTTAGTTGTATTCTGTCCGCTAATGCGTTGGCCGCCGATAAGAAGCCGAACGTGATCTTCATCTTGGCGGACGATCAAGGTTCGGTGGATGCTGGCTGCTACGGAAGTGAAGATCTCCACACGCCGCACATGGATTCGCTGGCGGTCAATGGAGTGCGTTTCACGCAGTTCTATTCCGCAGCTCCCGTTTGTTCTCCTTCGCGAGCCGGGGCGTTGACAGGACGTTGGCCAGTTAGGGCAGGCGTGCCAAGCAATTGCTCTTCCGAAAAGGGAGGCGGTGGTGCGATGCCTAATTCCGAAATCACCATGGCCGAGATGTTCAAGGCCGCCGGCTATACGACCGCTCATATTGGCAAGTGGCACATCGGCTATACGGAAGAAACCATGCCGTTAGCCCAAGGATTTGATTATTCCATCGGGCACATGGGTGGCTGCATCGACAACTATTCGCACTTCTTCTACTGGAACGGACCCAATCGACACGACTTGTGGCGGAATGGGAAAGAGGTTTACGAGAGCGGAAATTACTTTCCTCAATTAATGGCCGACGAAGCGTGTTCGTTCATCGAAGAGAATCAAGATGAGCCGTTTTTCATCTACTATGCCATGAATACGCCTCATTATCCTTACCAGGGCGAGGCAAAATGGCTTGAGCATTTCAAGAACGTGAAGTACCCACGCAATCTATACGCGGCGTTCATCGCTTCGCAGGATGAACGCGTTGGTCAACTGTTGGCAACGCTCGACAAATTAGAGCTTCGCAACGATACGATCGTGATCTATCAATCCGATAACGGCTACTCCACCGAAGTCCGCGCCCACAACGGTGGTGGTAACTCGGGGCCATATCGTGGTGCCAAGTTCAGCATGTTTGAAGGTGGAATTCGCTTGCCTGGCATCATCAGTTGGCCAGGTCATTTGCCAGAGGGGGAAGTACGTGATCAGATGGCACACGCTTGCGACTGGCTTCCGACTTTGGCCGAACTGACTGGCGTGAAGCTGCCTGAGACGCACTTGGATGGTCGCAGCCAAGTCGCCGTGATTAAGGATGGTGACACCAGAAGTCCGCACAGCGAGCATCCTTTGCACTGGCAAGTTGGTAAGGGGAATGGAGCGGCTTGGGCAGTCCGGGACGGTGATTGGAAACTGATTGCCAACACCCGTGATACGGAAGAAACCGGTAAGAATCAGAACTACAAGCTATTCCTGGCCAACATCGCGAAAGATCCCGGCGAGACGACGAATCTAGCAGATCAGCATCCAGAGGTCGTGGCCCGGCTGTCCAAGCTTCACGAGCAAGAGTTCCCCAACTGA